Proteins encoded by one window of Nitrincola iocasae:
- a CDS encoding DNA-deoxyinosine glycosylase yields MDKLPVIQGFPPLVAEGARVLILGSMPGEASIRAQAYYAHPRNSFWPIMAKLFEFDLALPYAQRVAELQARGVAVWDVLQACQRQGSLDTAICLTSEVPNDFERFFACYPQIDSVFCNGKKAWKSFRRYVLKPLALQSLHCQRLPSTSPAHASLSFQAKLDAWQVVADALSRQP; encoded by the coding sequence ATGGATAAGCTACCGGTTATTCAAGGGTTCCCACCCTTAGTGGCTGAAGGGGCACGGGTCCTCATTCTGGGCAGTATGCCAGGTGAGGCTTCGATTCGTGCCCAGGCTTATTATGCCCATCCCCGCAATAGCTTCTGGCCGATCATGGCCAAACTGTTTGAATTTGATCTGGCCTTGCCTTATGCCCAGCGAGTGGCGGAGCTGCAGGCTCGTGGTGTGGCTGTCTGGGATGTGTTACAGGCCTGTCAGCGACAGGGGAGCCTGGATACAGCCATTTGCCTGACTTCAGAAGTGCCCAATGATTTCGAGCGTTTTTTTGCGTGCTATCCACAAATAGACTCGGTATTTTGTAATGGTAAAAAAGCCTGGAAGAGTTTCAGACGTTATGTGCTCAAGCCCTTGGCTTTGCAATCCCTGCATTGTCAGCGCTTACCCTCTACCAGCCCGGCGCATGCCAGCCTGTCTTTTCAGGCGAAACTGGATGCATGGCAAGTTGTGGCAGATGCCTTAAGCAGGCAGCCCTAG